The genomic stretch GCGGTCCCGGCGCCCAGCCCCGGACGTCGGAGCTCCCGTCGAAGGAAGGAGGCACGAACCCTTCCTCTCCCCCAGCGGAGGGCGCCCCCGCGCAGGAGGGCGACGCCCGGGAAGGGGGCGATCCGGTGGCGATCCGCCACGTGACGGCCGAGGAGTTCCCGGCCTACGAGCTGGGCAAGTGGGTAGAGAGCAACCGCGAGCGCCTCTTCTGGGGCTTCTTCACCTTCGGGGAGACCCGCTACCTGCTGGTCAGCCGAGGCGAGAGCCCCCACGCCGGCTACGGCGTCCGTTTCACCGACCTGCGCAGGAAGGCGGACGGCACCCTGGTGGCGACCGCCACCTGGAGCGACCCCGAGCCCGGCAGGCTCTACGCCCAGGTGATCAGCTACCCCTTCGACCTGATCGCGACGCCCGCCTCGACGCCGGCCTACGAACTGCGCTTCGTCGGGCCTGGGGCGCCCGAGTCGCCCGGTCGCGTCGAGCCCGACGTGATCCTGGAGGCGCCCGCGCCCGGCGACCGCCTGGCGAGCCCGCTCCGCCTGCGCGGCAAGGCCCGCGTCTTCGAGGGGCGCCTGCAGGTGGAGCTGGAGGACGGCCACAACGTCCTCCTCCGGAAGGTCCTCGCGGGTCCCGGCGCGCCGGCGTGGATGGAATTCGACGAGCGGCTCGCCTTCGACCGCCCGACCAACCCCTCCGGGATGCTGACGGTCTACGCGCTCAGCCCGCGCGACGGCTCGAAGCAGAACGTGGTCATGGTCCCGGTCGGCTTCGCGGAGTGAGGCGGGCGGAGCGAGACCGGCGACAAGGGCGTAACCCGCCCTCCCGGTCCAAGCCCGCGGCAGAAGGGTTGGTCCCGGGCCGCCGTCGAATCGTGCGCCGGGGGTGGCAGCGGTGACGGAGCCGGAAGCAGGCGGCCTTGCGGAGCGGGGGCCGCAGGAGGTCCGGGGGGAGGGCTTCCGCGACGGCAGGCGGGTCGCCCTGGTGACCGACAGCACGGCCACGCTCCCGCCCGGCTGGGCGGCCGCCCACGGCGTGGCGGTGGTGCCGCTGACCGTCCGACTGGGCAGCCGCGAGTACCTGGACGGGGTGGAGCTCTCGCCGGGCGACTTCTTCCGGCGACTGCGGGAGACCGGCGAGTGGGCCTCCACCTCGCAGCCGGCGCCCGAGCGCTTCCTGGCAGCCTACCGCCAGGCGGCCGAGGCGGGCGCGGGCGAGATCCTCGTCCTCACGCTCAGCTCGCGCCTGAGCGGCACCTACGCCAGCGCCGTGGCCGCGGCGGAGCTCTGGCGTGAGGAGGGCGGCCCGCCCGTCCACGTCTGGGACAGCCGTTCGGCTGCCGGCGGCCACGCCCTTCTCGTCACGGCGGCCCGGCGCCTGGCCGACAACGGCGCCGACGCGGCCGCCATCCTGGCCGCCCTGGAGCGGCTCCAGCCCGCGCTCCACCTGGAGGCGGTGGTCGAGACGCTGCGCTACCTGGCCCACGGGGGGCGCATCGGCCGCGCCGCCGCCTGGGCCGGGACGCTCCTGGACGTCAAGCCGGTCATCGCCCTGGCCCCCGACGGCGTGGTCGAGCCGGTGGCCCGGGTGCGCACCTTCGCCGCCGCCCTGCGCTGGCTCCTGGATTCGCTGGCCCGCCGCTACCCCGACCGGACGCGGCCGCTCCACCTGGTCGTCATCCACGCCGACAACCCGGAGGCGGCGGAGCGCCTCGAGCAAGGGGTCCGCCAGCTGGGCTACCCGCTGGCGGAGTTCTGGCGGGCCGACTTCACGCCGGTCCTGGGCGCCCATACGGGCCCGGGCCTGGCGGGCTTCTGTGACTGGCAGGAGTAGCCGCCCGCGCTCCGCGCCAGGGCCACCCCCCGCCCGGCCTTCAGCCGAGTTGGTCCAGCACCCGCCGGACGAAGGCCTGCGTCTCCGGATAGGGCGGCAGGCCGCCATACCGCTCGACGGCTTCGGGGCCCGCGTTGTAGGCCGCCAGGGCCAGGCTCAGGTCGCCGAAGCGGTCGAGCAGCTCCCTCAGGTAGCGGGCCCCGGCCTCCACGTTCTGCTCGGGGTCCAGGGGGTCGCGGGCCCCCATCGCGCGCGCCGTCTCGGGCATCAGCTGCATGAGGCCGACCGCACCCGCCGGGGAGACGGCGCGGGGATCGAGTCCGGACTCGACGCGGGCCACCGCCTCCACGAGGCGCGCGTCCAGTCCGTGCCGGGCCGCGGCCCGCTCGAAGAGCCTCCGGTCGACCTCCGGCGCGCCGGACATGCTCCCGCCCCCTTTCCCCAGGCTCCCCGGCGCCCGCCCCTCGGCCGGTGCCGGCAGCGGCGCAGGGGCCGCTCCTCCCAGGCTATGCGCCCGAGGCGTAGGCGGCGGTCTCCAGGGCGAAGAGAGCCAGCACCAGGAGGTGGACCAGGGTGCACCAGAGGCAGATGGCGCCGACGACGAAGAGCTCCGTATAGACGAGGCCCACCACCGCCAGGGCACCGGCGGCCGCCCAGAGCAGGCGGAGGCCGCTGCCGGCGCGGAGGGCCAGCAGCCCCGCGACCAGGAACCAGAGAAGCCCCCAGGCGGCGACGGGGACGCCCCACCAGACGCTGGCCCCGCTCTCGAGGACGGAGGCGCAGTCCACCAGACCGGCGTTGGGGCAGGCCAGCGCCCGCGGCGCCCAGTGGAGGAGCGTCAGGTAGCCGGAGACGGCCAGCCCCGCGCCCGCCAGGGCCAGGCGGAGGGCCAGCGGCCTTCCTGCCAAGCCCCCGCTCCCGGTCAGCCGGGCTGCCGCCTCCCCGGGGTCGGAGGGTCGCGGGCTCACCGCAGCTTGACCCCCCGGACCGCCGGCGAGGCGCAGACCTCCGCCGGCCGGCCGCCCGTCGCCTGGCAGACGGCCGCGCTGATCTGGTTGGCCGCCGCCAGCACCTGCTGCGCGGCCGCAGACTTGCCCTGGGCGATCTCGCGGGCGATGGCCTCCCAGCTCTTCCCCTGGAAGAGCTCCGGGGCCACCGGCGAGCCCACCCAGTAGCTCC from Bacillota bacterium encodes the following:
- a CDS encoding protease complex subunit PrcB family protein; translated protein: MAIRHVTAEEFPAYELGKWVESNRERLFWGFFTFGETRYLLVSRGESPHAGYGVRFTDLRRKADGTLVATATWSDPEPGRLYAQVISYPFDLIATPASTPAYELRFVGPGAPESPGRVEPDVILEAPAPGDRLASPLRLRGKARVFEGRLQVELEDGHNVLLRKVLAGPGAPAWMEFDERLAFDRPTNPSGMLTVYALSPRDGSKQNVVMVPVGFAE
- a CDS encoding DegV family protein, which gives rise to MTEPEAGGLAERGPQEVRGEGFRDGRRVALVTDSTATLPPGWAAAHGVAVVPLTVRLGSREYLDGVELSPGDFFRRLRETGEWASTSQPAPERFLAAYRQAAEAGAGEILVLTLSSRLSGTYASAVAAAELWREEGGPPVHVWDSRSAAGGHALLVTAARRLADNGADAAAILAALERLQPALHLEAVVETLRYLAHGGRIGRAAAWAGTLLDVKPVIALAPDGVVEPVARVRTFAAALRWLLDSLARRYPDRTRPLHLVVIHADNPEAAERLEQGVRQLGYPLAEFWRADFTPVLGAHTGPGLAGFCDWQE
- a CDS encoding lytic transglycosylase domain-containing protein — encoded protein: MSGAPEVDRRLFERAAARHGLDARLVEAVARVESGLDPRAVSPAGAVGLMQLMPETARAMGARDPLDPEQNVEAGARYLRELLDRFGDLSLALAAYNAGPEAVERYGGLPPYPETQAFVRRVLDQLG
- a CDS encoding Vitamin K epoxide reductase; translated protein: MSPRPSDPGEAAARLTGSGGLAGRPLALRLALAGAGLAVSGYLTLLHWAPRALACPNAGLVDCASVLESGASVWWGVPVAAWGLLWFLVAGLLALRAGSGLRLLWAAAGALAVVGLVYTELFVVGAICLWCTLVHLLVLALFALETAAYASGA